One genomic region from Colletes latitarsis isolate SP2378_abdomen chromosome 10, iyColLati1, whole genome shotgun sequence encodes:
- the Pcm gene encoding 5'-3' exoribonuclease pacman → MGIPKFFRYISERYPCLSESLKDYQIPEFDNVYLDMNGIIHGCSHPNDSDVTFRITEETIFKNIFQYIEILFNMIRPQKLFFMAIDGVAPRAKINQQRCRRFRAAKNMESQEANAKVKGINVPNEKRFDSNCITPGTLFMYKLDKQLKYFITYKISNDKLWQKCKVIFSGSQVAGEGEHKIMDYIRYMKSQPDYDPHTRHCLYGLDADLIMLGLCTHELYFTLLREEVKFGKAQMKIITPEETKFCLFHLSLLREYITHEFSSLKEKLPFSFDIEKLIDDWILMGFLIGNDFIPHLANLHISNGTLPVLYQVYIDVLPTLDGYINESGTLKLDRFEKFMERLSRFDLLTFSDHWANLKYFESKTGRRLTESDKTDCKKLEDNKEILFSKSAEDKEFDALLRSAADMSPDSDENEEEDELERETYNMEFVRHKKDYYMNKLEHENIDEDFLRSLCEGYVKAIQWNLNYYYNGCCSWSWYYPRHYAPYISDIKGFKDLKLEFDLGEPFLPFQQLLAVLPPYSKDLLPKAFQTLLTEEDSPIINYYPADFKTDLNGKRQEWEGVVLIPFIDEKDLLDAMEPCYSQLNPKELKRNRHGPMCLLSYTEENMGICKESKYFPDAVSHVNVQFINREDIIVPREKLVRGLSPGAKMDEYCPGFPMLRFIEHTAKLEKSKVKVFDRGSINSSMILYIKPPPKTDLTSVASELLGKIVFVNWPRLMEAQVVGVSNCDKKLSLIHPQMNYCNENINEEELKGLLGLEWNMQKKHIIETYKVSLGIEVGETNILIHARPMVGSKYICNNRGEVRFEKQWSESQIAYAYQVIVKNIPVFSHHSLSYKNVDDIFVPGSICFMLGHPHYGGMGKVVESAICKKSARIRISVAVTPEPSLEAIKQLQQQHKTQYMRGSIAAQRLGISAHLLSRITGSIYVKQTSDEFHLEEAKYNIGLNLKFNKKNEEVPGYTRKENGQWLYSSKAVDLIRNYMVKCPELFERLTQIVSNDVFMEDNLFDKGSGTLNDIVAWLKEELQGLKSCPCDTEALEPNLMKKLEEELDEFLSAQSNNVKHIPMLVKPHLLFKPGLNMRNTPPDPKTQTYFLDRVCCIRDNFMVPLGFKGTVIGIHKAENPLDTMYDILFDKQFPGGLSINGCTDLRAYRLSPIDLINISHGERIEHAMETWKHASNQEAQSCAANASAFASYKKKNYSSAEPLTSPKLRIIQRNNEESNQSCRLAPPPNAYRWKQCNMQNTVANVRETHKPTKSAQQNAPLENTPEKPSTSKPSFEFQALWNELHKSQKPNGSPKAAVQVPTGSQVKQINKGFPESSPQDPSAFLKAVLKISNENIEQSTQSVTPKTPSNNTTPKEDETLDTPPLVQQLFDHARQNEKVKDEKKLVWYCSQLMYYYKLSGVGVPRFSYFTDEKTNLIRAHILLPDKRVFVGDPSSNHSRAAGSAAEKVYTELNLANVLPNMKTLLLPPVHWYSGRQNNSWPPNVRPPGVLFQSAKPQPHQHYHHYTPVKVQHNPGYQQVHNQNNQYKLHSSQNVSKSEIKHSTSFVPLQAQKNSRNITAKQDGTKGTNQSKKDYLQPVSQQKKKNELPTKKQETVATTIEKQKSTQCSSRQTPNTQDVIAKPKKSRVAAKFNIPSQVEETNHNSKRRQH, encoded by the exons ATGGGTATACCAAAGTTCTTTAGGTATATAAGTGAGAGGTATCCTTGCCTTAGTGAATCGTTAAAGGACTATCAG ATACCAGAGTTTGATAATGTATATTTAGACATGAATGGTATCATACATGGATGTTCGCATCCTAATGACAGTGATGTTACATTTCGTATCACAGAAGaaactatatttaaaaatatattccagTATATTGAAATATTGTTCAATATGATCCGACCTCAGAAATTGTTTTTTATGGCAATCGATGGTGTAGCACCACGTGCAAAAATTAATCAACAGAGGTGTAGACGTTTTAGAGCTGCAAAGAATATGGAATCTCAAGAGGCTAATGCAAAAGTAAAAGGTATCAATGTGCCGAATGAGAAACGATTTGATTCTAATTGTATAACTCCAGGAACACTTTTTATGTATAAACTGGATAAACAATTAAAGTATTTTATTacgtacaaaatttcaaatgacaAACTTTGGCAAAAATGCAAAGTTATATTCAGTGGATCTCAG GTCGCGGGTGAAGGAGAACATAAAATAATGGATTATATTCGTTATATGAAGTCCCAACCAGATTATGATCCGCATACTAGACATTGTTTGTATGGTCTAGATGCAGATTTAATAATGTTAGGTTTATGCACTCACGAATTGTATTTTACGTTACTGAGGGAAGAAGTGAAGTTTGGTAAAGCGCAAATGAAAATTATAACTCCCGAAGAAACAAAGTTTTGTCTCTTCCATTTATCCCTGTTAAGGGAATATATAACTCATGAATTTTCTTCATTAAAGGAGAAGTTACCTTTTTCTTTTGACATTGAAAAACTCATTGACGATTGGATTTTAATGGGATTTCTTATAGGAAATGATTTTATTCCACATTTGGCAAATTTACACATTTCGAATGGTACATTGCCTGTGTTGTACCAAGTCTATATAGATGTATTACCAACATTAGATG GGTATATAAATGAATCGGGAACTTTAAAGTTGGACAGATTTGAGAAATTTATGGAAAGGCTTAGTCGGTTTGatttattaacattttccgATCATTGggcaaatttgaaatattttgagaGTAAAACGGGAAGGCGTTTGACTGAATCcgacaaaactgattgtaaaaaATTAGAAGATAACAAAGAAATTCTATTTTCAAAGAGTGCAGAAGATAAAGAATTTGATGCTTTACTTAGGTCTGCAGCTGACATG TCGCCggattctgatgaaaatgaagaagAAGATGAATTGGAACGTGAAACTTATAATATGGAATTTGTTCGACATAAAAAAGATTATTATATGAATAAATTAGAACATGAAAATATAGATGA AGATTTTCTACGTTCTCTATGTGAAGGCTATGTCAAAGCAATTCAGtggaatttaaattattattataatggaTGTTGCAGTTGGTCGTGGTATTACCCACGCCATTATGCACCTTACATTTCGGACATAAAAGGTTTTAAAGATTTAAAATTGGAATTTGATTTAGGAGAGCCATTTTTACCGTTTCAACAACTATTAGCCGTATTACCGCCATACAGTAAAGATTTATTACCAAAAGCATTCCAAACATTATTAACTGAGGAAGACTCGCCTATAATCAATTATTATCCAGCGGATTTTAAGACAGATTTGAACGGTAAACGACAAGAATGGGAGGGTGTTGTACTTATTCCGTTTATAGATGAAAAAGATTTACTAGATG cTATGGAACCTTGTTATTCACAATTAAATCCCAAAGAATTGAAAAGAAATAGGCATGGACCAATGTGTTTGCTTTCTTACACAGAAGAAAATATGGGTATCTGTAAAGAATCTAAATATTTTCCTGATGCTGTCAGTCATGTAAACGTACAGTTCATAAATCGCGAGGATATTATTGTACCTCGGGAAAAATTAGTGAGAGGATTATCTCCTGGTGCAAAAATGGACGAGTACTGTCCTGGCTTTCCTATGTTACGGTTCATAGAACATACTGCAAAGTTGGAGAAGTCCAAG GTAAAAGTGTTTGATCGAGGCTCGATCAATAGTAGTATGATTTTATATATAAAACCTCCTCCTAAAACGGACTTGACGTCCGTAGCATCCGAACTATTAGGTAAAATAGTGTTTGTAAATTGGCCGCGCTTGATGGAGGCTCAAGTAGTGGGCGTTTCAaattgtgataaaaaattaagCTTAATTCACCCGCAAATGAATTATTGTAACGAAAATATAAACGAAGAAGAACTGAAGGGTTTGCTTGGCCTGGAGTGGAATATGCAAAAGAAACATATCATTGAAAC ATACAAAGTTTCTCTTGGAATAGAAGTCGgagaaacaaatattttaattcatgCACGACCAATGGTAGGCAGTAAATATATCTGTAACAATCGCGGAGAAGTACGTTTCGAAAAACAGTGGTCGGAGTCGCAGATAGCGTATGCTTACCAAGTGATAGTGAAGAATATTCCAGTCTTCAGTCATCATTCATTATCATATAAGAATGTCGATGATATTTTCGTCCCGGGATCAATTTGTTTTATGTTAGGACATCCTCATTACGGTGGAATGGGGAAA gTAGTTGAATCTGCGATTTGTAAAAAGTCAGCCAGAATAAGAATATCAGTGGCGGTGACTCCAGAACCATCATTAGAAGCGATAAAACAGCTTCAGCAACAACATAAGACTCAATATATGCGAGGAAGTATAGCTGCGCAACGATTAGGCATAAGTGCTCACCTTTTGAGTAGAATCACAGGTTCAATTTATGTGAAGCAAACCTCGGATGAATTTCATCTAGAAGAGGCGAAGTACAATATTGGGTTGAATTTAAAATTCAACAAAAAAAATGAGGAA GTACCCGGTTATACTCGGAAAGAAAATGGACAGTGGCTATATAGTTCGAAAGCCGTTGATTTGATCCGTAATTATATGGTGAAATGCCCGGAATTATTCGAACGATTAACACAGATTGTGTCCAATGACGTTTTTATGGAGGATAATTTATTTGATAAAGG TTCGGGAACATTAAACGATATTGTAGCGTGGTTGAAGGAGGAACTTCAAGGATTAAAAAGTTGTCCCTGTGACACAGAAGCTCTTGAACCCAACTTAATGAAGAAATTAGAGGAAGAGTTGGATGAGTTTCTCAGTGCGCAAAGCAATAATGTCAAGCACATACCGATGCTAGTAAAGCCTCATTTGCTTTTCAAACCCGGTCTGAATATGCGTAACACTCCGCCGGATCCAAAAACACAAACTTACTTTTTGGATAGAGTATGTTGCATCAGAGACAATTTCATGGTTCCTCTTGGTTTCAAGGGTACCGTCATAGGTATACACAAGGCAGAAAACCCACTGGACACAATGTACGATATTCTGTTCGATAAACAATTCCCAG gtGGGCTCAGCATAAACGGATGCACAGACTTACGTGCGTACCGTCTGTCGCCGAttgatttaataaatattagcCATGGCGAGAGGATAGAGCACGCTATGGAGACCTGGAAGCACGCCTCCAATCAGGAAGCTCAATCGTGCGCAGCAAACGCAAGCGCTTTCGCGTCATACAAGAAAAAGAATTATTCGTCGGCGGAGCCACTGACGTCGCCGAAACTGCGCATTATTCAGAGGAATAATGAAGAGTCGAATCAGAGCTGTCGGTTGGCGCCGCCGCCGAATGCTTATAGATGGAAGCAGTGCAATATGCAGAACACCGTCGCGAACGTGCGAGAAACGCACAAACCGACCAAGAGTGCCCAGCAGAACGCGCCTCTGGAGAATACACCGGAAAAACCATCGACATCGAAGCCGTCATTTGAGTTCCAAGCATTGTGGAACGAATTGCATAAATCGCAG AAGCCGAATGGGTCGCCGAAGGCTGCAGTACAAGTaccgacaggttcacaggtgaagCAGATCAATAAAGGCTTTCCTGAAAGTTCC CCGCAAGATCCTAGTGCGTTTCTGAAGGCCGTACTGAAAATTTCGAATGAAAACATAGAACAAAGCACGCAGTCAGTAACGCCAAAAACGCCTTCCAATAATACAACTCCAAAAGAAGATGAAACATTGGATACACCTCCGTTGGTGCAACAATTATTTGAT CATGCTAGACAAAACGAAAAAGTAAAGGACGAAAAGAAATTGGTCTGGTACTGTTCACAGTTAATGTATTACTATAAACTTAGTGGAGTTGGAGTGCCTCGATTTAGCTATTTCACAGATGAAAAAACTAACTTAATTCGTGCTCACATACTCCTACCAGATAAGAGGGTATTTGTAGGAGATCCCAGTTCGAATCATAGTCGAGCAGCAGGTAGTGCTGCCGAGAAAGTTTACACG gaATTAAATTTGGCCAATGTACTACCAAATATGAAAACACTTTTGCTACCTCCGGTGCATTGGTATTCTGGCCGACAAAATAATTCTTGGCCGCCGAATGTACGACCTCCAGGAGTACTGTTTCAATCTGCAAAACCTCAACCGCATCAACACTACCATCATTACACACCCGTAAAAGTGCAACATAATCCAGGGTACCAGCAAGTGCACAATCAGAATAATCAGTACAAGCTTCATTCTTCACAAAATGTATCGAAGTCTGAAATAAAACACAGTACATCTTTCGTTCCACTGCAAGCACAAAAAAATAGTAGAAATATCACTGCCAAGCAGGATGGAACCAAGGGGACGAATCAATCTAAGAAAGACTATCTTCAGCCAGTATCAcaacagaaaaagaaaaatgaattgCCTACCAAG AAACAAGAAACCGTTGCCACGACTATCGAGAAACAAAAATCTACACAATGCAGTTCACGCCAAACACCAAATACACAGGATGTAATCGCAAAGCCTAAAAAATCGCGGGTTGCTGCGAAATTTAATATACCATCTCAAGTTGAGGAAACAAATCACA attCCAAAAGACGACAACATTAG